The following are encoded together in the Candidatus Culexarchaeum yellowstonense genome:
- a CDS encoding ABC transporter permease yields MKKPLIESLIAVLIGFLGGAILMAALGYDPILAYSALLRGSILSIDGILESLANAVPLMLTGLTFAIGVRSGYFNVGAEGQAYMGAIGAVIIGGAISLPPGIHLVIATLFAMLLGALWSIPVSALKAWRGVHEVVS; encoded by the coding sequence TTGAAAAAACCGCTTATCGAATCACTAATAGCAGTATTGATTGGTTTTCTAGGTGGAGCAATACTAATGGCAGCTTTAGGTTATGATCCAATTCTAGCTTATTCAGCATTATTGAGGGGGTCGATATTGTCTATAGATGGTATACTTGAGAGTTTAGCGAACGCGGTTCCATTAATGCTAACTGGACTAACTTTCGCAATTGGCGTGAGGTCCGGATATTTTAATGTAGGCGCAGAAGGGCAAGCTTATATGGGCGCTATCGGAGCTGTAATTATCGGAGGCGCTATTTCTCTACCCCCGGGTATTCATTTAGTAATTGCTACATTGTTCGCTATGCTACTTGGTGCTCTATGGTCCATACCAGTCTCTGCATTAAAAGCATGGAGAGGGGTCCACGAAGTAGTTTCAA